One window from the genome of Castellaniella sp. MT123 encodes:
- a CDS encoding DNA translocase FtsK 4TM domain-containing protein has product MARIPVTSSRSTRNVRNGPSPLQTRLTGLLREARWILLAALAGWLILVLATWHKSDPGWSHSLYSGTTRNWGGTFGAYVADLMLYLFGASAWLWVLWLLRYVAVGFYRLTRIVLPSKVPELLPRVRWEVGIGFTLLFLGCMGTEALRLQDWGAALPAGAGGQLGHLLAKILAELAGNAGGTLLLLAFIVMGSSLFFGFSWLNVSERVGLYLELGLRRLMDLKNAWQDRRVGATAQAERQEMVETRQTQLVHEQPVRIEPTVTTVPKSPRVQQEKQQALFTVKEDPSLAGSLPALSLLDPVEPSQETVSPETIEFTSRLIEKKLSDFGVSVIVVSAQSGPVITRYEIEPATGVKGSQIVNLAKDLARALSLVRIRVVETIPGKNLMGLELPNPRRQIVRLSEILGSQVYHSSASLLTMALGKDIAGNPVVVDLAKMPHLLVAGTTGSGKSVGINAMILSLLYKADASQVRLILIDPKMLEMSVYEGIPHLLAPVVTDMRHAANALNWCVAEMERRYKLMSKLGVRNLSGYNAKIREAQKQEQPIPNPFSLTPDAPEPLGTLPMIVVVIDELADLMMVVGKKVEELIARLAQKARAAGVHLILATQRPSVDVITGLIKANIPTRIAFQVSSKIDSRTILDQMGAEALLGQGDMLYQPPGTSVPTRVHGAFVHDDEVHRVVETLKESGEPDYVEGLLEGAAEGETGDGVSSVTGFVDQENDPLYDQAVEVVMRSRRASISFVQRNLRIGYNRSARILEQMERSGLVSPQQPNGNRDILVPAQAGGEDE; this is encoded by the coding sequence ATGGCTAGAATTCCGGTGACCTCTTCCCGTTCCACGCGCAACGTGCGCAATGGCCCTTCGCCCCTGCAGACACGCCTGACCGGTCTGCTGCGCGAGGCCCGCTGGATCCTGCTGGCGGCCCTGGCCGGCTGGCTGATCCTCGTGCTGGCCACGTGGCACAAATCGGATCCGGGCTGGTCGCATTCCCTATACAGCGGTACGACCCGAAATTGGGGCGGCACCTTTGGCGCCTATGTGGCGGATCTGATGCTGTACCTGTTTGGCGCATCGGCCTGGCTGTGGGTGCTTTGGCTGCTGCGCTATGTCGCGGTCGGGTTCTATCGGCTGACGCGCATCGTTCTTCCCTCGAAAGTTCCCGAACTGCTGCCGCGCGTGCGCTGGGAAGTCGGTATCGGCTTTACTCTGCTGTTCCTGGGCTGCATGGGTACCGAGGCCTTGCGGTTGCAGGACTGGGGTGCGGCGCTGCCTGCCGGCGCCGGCGGCCAGCTGGGGCATCTGCTGGCCAAAATCCTGGCCGAGCTCGCCGGCAATGCCGGTGGTACCTTGCTGCTGCTGGCTTTCATTGTGATGGGCTCCAGCCTGTTCTTCGGTTTTTCCTGGCTGAACGTGTCGGAACGTGTCGGCCTGTACCTGGAACTGGGCCTGCGCCGCCTGATGGACCTGAAGAACGCCTGGCAGGACCGTCGGGTGGGCGCAACGGCTCAGGCCGAACGCCAGGAAATGGTCGAAACCCGGCAGACGCAGCTGGTGCACGAACAGCCGGTGCGCATCGAACCCACGGTCACCACGGTGCCGAAATCGCCGCGCGTGCAGCAGGAAAAGCAGCAAGCGCTATTCACGGTGAAGGAAGATCCATCGCTGGCGGGCAGCCTGCCGGCCCTGTCGCTGCTCGATCCGGTCGAACCATCCCAGGAAACCGTATCGCCGGAAACGATCGAATTCACGTCGCGCCTGATCGAAAAGAAATTGTCGGATTTCGGGGTCAGCGTCATCGTGGTGTCGGCTCAGTCCGGCCCGGTCATCACGCGCTACGAGATCGAACCCGCCACAGGCGTAAAGGGCAGCCAGATCGTCAATCTGGCAAAAGACCTGGCCCGGGCACTCAGCCTGGTGCGCATCCGGGTGGTGGAAACTATCCCGGGCAAGAACCTGATGGGGCTTGAACTCCCAAACCCTCGTCGCCAGATAGTGCGCCTGTCGGAAATCCTGGGTTCCCAGGTTTATCACAGCAGCGCGTCGCTGCTGACCATGGCGCTGGGCAAGGACATCGCCGGTAATCCTGTGGTGGTCGATCTGGCGAAAATGCCTCATTTGCTGGTGGCGGGCACCACCGGTTCCGGCAAATCCGTCGGAATCAACGCCATGATCCTGTCGCTGCTCTATAAGGCGGACGCGAGTCAGGTGCGCTTGATCCTGATCGACCCGAAGATGCTGGAAATGTCCGTCTACGAGGGCATCCCCCATCTGCTGGCACCGGTGGTGACCGACATGCGGCACGCGGCCAATGCGCTGAACTGGTGCGTGGCTGAAATGGAACGGCGCTACAAGCTCATGAGCAAGCTCGGGGTGCGCAACCTGTCTGGCTACAACGCCAAAATCCGTGAGGCGCAAAAGCAGGAACAGCCCATTCCCAATCCGTTCTCGCTGACGCCCGATGCGCCTGAACCGCTGGGCACGCTGCCCATGATCGTGGTGGTGATCGACGAATTGGCCGATCTGATGATGGTGGTGGGCAAGAAGGTCGAAGAACTCATCGCCCGTCTGGCGCAAAAAGCGCGGGCGGCCGGGGTTCACCTGATCCTGGCTACCCAGCGTCCCAGCGTGGATGTGATCACCGGCCTGATCAAGGCCAACATCCCCACGCGCATCGCCTTTCAGGTGTCGTCCAAGATCGATTCGCGCACCATCCTGGATCAGATGGGGGCCGAAGCACTGCTGGGTCAGGGTGACATGCTGTATCAACCGCCGGGCACCAGCGTGCCGACCCGTGTGCACGGGGCTTTCGTGCATGATGACGAGGTCCACCGCGTCGTCGAGACCCTGAAGGAGTCCGGCGAGCCGGACTATGTCGAGGGTTTGCTGGAAGGCGCGGCGGAAGGTGAAACCGGCGATGGTGTCAGTTCCGTGACCGGTTTCGTCGACCAGGAAAACGATCCCCTGTACGATCAGGCGGTCGAGGTCGTGATGCGCAGCCGGCGGGCGTCGATTTCCTTCGTGCAGCGCAATCTGCGCATTGGCTACAACCGTTCGGCCCGGATTCTGGAGCAGATGGAACGTTCCGGGCTGGTGAGCCCGCAGCAGCCCAACGGCAACCGGGACATTCTGGTGCCGGCCCAGGCGGGCGGCGAAGACGAGTAG
- the trxB gene encoding thioredoxin-disulfide reductase, which produces MSTAKHAKVMILGSGPAGYTAAVYAARANLSPVLVTGLEQGGQLMTTTEVDNWPADVAGVQGPDLMQRFMEHAQRFNTEMLFDHIASVDLGKRPFVLNGDTGATYTCDALIIATGASAQYLGLESETSFMGRGVSACATCDGFFYKNQDVLVVGGGNTAVEEALYLSNICRTVTLVHRRDKFRAEPILIDKLMDKVENGNMRLKLFCELQEVLGDASGVTGARLINKQTGQTEDLAVTGTFIAIGHKPNTAIFEGQLDMENGYIITRNGRQGLATMTSVPGVFAAGDVQDHVYRQAITSAGTGCMAALDAQRWLENEGH; this is translated from the coding sequence ATGTCCACTGCAAAGCACGCGAAAGTGATGATTCTGGGCTCCGGCCCGGCCGGTTATACCGCTGCGGTCTATGCCGCGCGCGCCAATCTGTCCCCGGTGCTCGTCACCGGCCTGGAACAGGGCGGCCAACTGATGACCACGACCGAGGTCGACAACTGGCCCGCCGACGTGGCCGGTGTCCAGGGCCCGGATCTGATGCAGCGTTTCATGGAACACGCCCAGCGCTTCAACACCGAAATGCTGTTCGACCACATCGCCAGCGTCGATCTGGGCAAACGGCCCTTCGTGCTGAATGGCGACACCGGGGCGACCTATACCTGCGACGCCCTGATCATCGCCACGGGCGCTTCCGCGCAATACCTGGGCCTGGAATCCGAGACATCCTTCATGGGCCGCGGGGTATCGGCCTGCGCCACCTGCGACGGTTTCTTCTACAAAAACCAGGACGTGCTGGTGGTCGGCGGCGGCAACACCGCGGTCGAGGAAGCCCTGTACCTGTCGAACATCTGCCGGACGGTCACGCTGGTGCACCGGCGCGACAAGTTCCGCGCCGAACCCATCCTGATCGACAAGCTGATGGACAAGGTCGAAAACGGCAACATGCGTCTGAAGCTCTTCTGCGAACTGCAGGAAGTCCTGGGTGACGCGTCGGGTGTCACGGGCGCGCGACTGATCAACAAGCAGACCGGTCAGACCGAAGACCTGGCCGTGACGGGCACTTTCATCGCCATCGGCCACAAACCCAACACGGCCATCTTCGAAGGCCAGCTGGACATGGAAAACGGCTACATCATCACGCGCAACGGCCGCCAGGGGCTGGCCACGATGACGTCCGTTCCTGGGGTGTTCGCCGCCGGCGACGTGCAGGACCACGTCTACCGCCAGGCCATCACCAGCGCCGGCACCGGCTGCATGGCGGCCCTGGACGCACAGCGCTGGCTGGAGAATGAAGGACACTAA
- a CDS encoding Smr/MutS family protein, with the protein MKDTKPTLADLRKLRAAAQEIAEQARKTTARQKHPARESLPDTDAPARAADSNRTRTPEPLDPADQALFRQAMRFVQPLPDHGPRARILAGAGRDPELLLRTRRLHAQGATPDLDAGRPPSLPHRSRVDFDPQAQEFLQPGCGTDLVRGLRRGRWIPQATLDLHGSTLDQARERLDRFLASCLEHGIRCVRVIHGKGIGSHRGEPILKDAIRLHLSRQACVQAWVQCDDASGGAGAVHALLRLPQQD; encoded by the coding sequence ATGAAGGACACTAAGCCCACCCTGGCCGACCTGCGCAAGCTGCGGGCGGCCGCGCAGGAGATCGCGGAACAGGCCCGGAAGACCACCGCGCGACAAAAGCATCCCGCGCGCGAGTCCCTGCCCGATACCGATGCGCCGGCGCGGGCGGCGGACAGCAACCGCACGCGCACGCCCGAGCCGCTGGACCCGGCCGACCAGGCCCTGTTTCGCCAAGCCATGCGCTTCGTCCAGCCCCTGCCGGATCACGGCCCCCGGGCCCGCATCCTGGCAGGCGCCGGGCGCGATCCGGAATTGCTGCTGCGGACCCGCCGCCTGCATGCCCAGGGCGCAACCCCCGACCTGGACGCAGGGAGGCCCCCATCCCTACCCCATCGATCCCGCGTCGACTTCGACCCCCAGGCCCAGGAATTCCTGCAGCCGGGCTGCGGGACGGATCTGGTGCGTGGCCTGCGCCGGGGTCGATGGATCCCTCAGGCCACGCTGGATCTGCACGGCAGCACGCTGGACCAGGCCCGCGAACGCCTGGACCGGTTCCTGGCATCCTGCCTGGAACACGGCATCCGCTGTGTCCGTGTGATCCATGGCAAGGGCATCGGTTCGCACCGGGGCGAACCGATCCTGAAGGACGCCATCCGCCTGCACCTGAGCCGCCAGGCCTGCGTCCAGGCCTGGGTCCAATGCGATGACGCCTCGGGCGGCGCGGGCGCCGTCCATGCGCTGCTGCGCTTGCCACAACAGGATTGA
- a CDS encoding NAD(P)H-dependent oxidoreductase, whose translation MAKNVDVAVIVGSLRKDSFNRKIAQNLAALAPEPLVLTIVEIGQLPLYNQDYDAASPAEYTPFRARIKQADALLFVTPEHDRSMPAALKNALDIGGRPWGQSVWAGKPAGIVSASIGATGAFGANHHLRQTLTYLDTPTMLQPEAYIGKVDTLLDEKGGINNDGTRDFLRGYMAAYAKWVKHFVAA comes from the coding sequence ATGGCTAAAAATGTGGATGTCGCTGTCATCGTCGGGAGCCTGCGCAAGGACTCATTCAATCGCAAGATCGCCCAGAACCTCGCCGCGCTGGCGCCTGAACCGCTGGTGCTCACGATCGTGGAAATCGGTCAGCTTCCTCTCTACAACCAGGATTACGACGCCGCCAGCCCGGCGGAATACACGCCGTTTCGCGCCCGCATCAAACAGGCTGATGCCCTGCTGTTCGTGACGCCCGAACATGACCGTTCCATGCCAGCCGCGCTCAAAAACGCGCTGGACATTGGCGGGCGCCCCTGGGGCCAGAGCGTATGGGCCGGAAAGCCCGCCGGCATCGTATCCGCATCGATTGGCGCAACAGGCGCCTTTGGTGCCAACCATCATCTCCGGCAGACTCTGACCTATCTGGATACGCCCACCATGCTGCAGCCGGAAGCCTACATCGGCAAGGTGGACACGCTGCTGGATGAGAAGGGCGGGATCAACAACGACGGTACACGCGACTTCCTGCGCGGATACATGGCGGCGTACGCAAAATGGGTGAAGCATTTCGTCGCCGCATGA
- a CDS encoding virulence protein RhuM/Fic/DOC family protein gives MTEEQQLIIFEAEAGQVEVRLEGENIWLTQKQMSEVFETTPENVLMHLKNVYAAKELDESATAKDFLAVRQEGRRQVRRTLKHYNLDAIISVGYRVNSTRATRFRQWATQVLRQHLTQGYTLSQQRFEQNAAELEAALTLVKKAAAGAALTTDQGRGLVDVIARYTHTFLWLQRYDEGLLAEPTGSPGGVLPSPEEAHTGIARLKADLMARQEATHLFGNERDDHFIAILGNLDQTVFGEPAYPTVEAKAAHLLYFVIKNHPFLDGNKRIGSYLFVDFLARNGRLLRHNEPVINDVGLAALALLVAESDPKAKEVMIRLIENMLAPAQTRHQASSRPD, from the coding sequence ATGACCGAAGAACAACAACTGATCATCTTTGAAGCCGAAGCCGGGCAGGTGGAAGTACGACTGGAAGGCGAGAATATCTGGCTGACACAGAAGCAGATGTCGGAGGTTTTCGAGACCACCCCCGAAAATGTGCTGATGCACTTGAAAAATGTATATGCAGCCAAAGAGTTGGATGAATCCGCAACTGCTAAGGATTTCTTAGCAGTTCGCCAGGAGGGTCGCCGCCAGGTGCGACGAACGCTGAAGCACTACAACCTGGACGCCATCATTTCCGTCGGCTACCGCGTCAACTCCACCCGTGCCACTCGCTTTCGCCAATGGGCCACACAGGTTCTGCGCCAGCACCTGACCCAGGGCTATACCCTGAGCCAGCAGCGATTTGAACAAAACGCCGCTGAACTGGAAGCTGCCCTGACGCTGGTGAAAAAGGCCGCCGCAGGCGCAGCCCTGACGACCGACCAAGGGCGTGGCCTGGTCGATGTTATTGCCCGCTACACGCACACTTTTCTGTGGCTGCAACGCTATGACGAAGGCCTCTTGGCCGAACCTACCGGCAGCCCGGGCGGTGTGCTGCCCTCTCCTGAAGAGGCTCACACAGGCATCGCACGGCTGAAAGCCGACCTGATGGCCCGCCAGGAGGCCACCCATCTGTTCGGCAATGAACGCGACGACCACTTCATCGCGATCCTGGGCAACCTGGACCAAACCGTATTTGGGGAGCCCGCGTACCCGACCGTTGAAGCCAAGGCCGCCCATCTGCTGTACTTCGTCATCAAGAACCATCCATTTTTGGACGGCAACAAGCGCATCGGCTCCTATCTGTTCGTCGATTTCCTGGCCCGCAATGGCCGCCTGCTGCGCCACAACGAACCCGTGATCAACGATGTCGGCCTGGCCGCACTGGCCTTGCTGGTGGCGGAATCAGACCCGAAAGCCAAAGAAGTGATGATCCGCCTGATTGAAAACATGCTGGCACCCGCCCAGACCCGTCATCAGGCTTCTTCCAGACCTGACTGA
- a CDS encoding Arm DNA-binding domain-containing protein yields MPVTFSYALRPVVINAAKTKDKPYALTDGGGLYLEILPTGTKVWRYKFHYNGRRDKITIGRNPAVSLKDARQRYAELMEKIAAGQDPKAGLQIKASGRSKASGETSFEHYARKWVEETLFYRSAAYRAQQLRWLEAHVFPVIGQQNLNAITPRDVLRVVEPLRETANTAESVRALIQRVFSYAIRNLAAESNPALMVGTDRIGLRLRPTAQHGMGSPGCG; encoded by the coding sequence ATGCCTGTCACTTTTTCGTATGCCCTGCGGCCTGTTGTCATCAATGCGGCCAAAACCAAGGACAAGCCCTACGCCCTGACAGATGGCGGGGGTCTGTATCTGGAAATCCTGCCCACTGGCACCAAGGTCTGGCGCTACAAATTTCACTACAACGGTCGCCGCGACAAGATCACCATTGGCCGCAACCCGGCTGTTTCGTTGAAGGATGCCCGGCAGCGGTATGCCGAACTGATGGAAAAGATCGCGGCGGGCCAGGATCCCAAGGCGGGGTTGCAAATCAAGGCGTCTGGCCGGTCAAAGGCGAGTGGCGAAACCAGCTTCGAGCACTATGCCCGAAAGTGGGTTGAAGAAACCCTGTTCTATCGGTCTGCGGCGTACCGCGCCCAGCAGCTTCGCTGGCTGGAAGCCCATGTGTTTCCGGTGATTGGTCAGCAGAATCTGAACGCCATCACGCCTCGCGATGTGCTGAGGGTCGTGGAGCCGTTGCGCGAGACGGCGAATACGGCTGAAAGCGTGCGTGCCTTGATCCAGCGGGTCTTTAGCTATGCGATTCGCAACTTGGCGGCGGAATCCAATCCGGCCTTGATGGTAGGGACAGACCGGATAGGGCTGCGGCTTCGCCCAACCGCGCAGCATGGGATGGGGTCACCCGGATGCGGATGA
- the icd gene encoding NADP-dependent isocitrate dehydrogenase, with protein MPYQHIKVPAGGQKITVNADFSLNIPDEPILPYIEGDGTGQDITPVMLKVVDAAVAKAYAGKRKIHWMEVYAGEKSTKIYGPDVWLPAETLEAVRDYVVSIKGPLTTPVGGGIRSLNVAMRQELDLYVCLRPVRYFKGVPSPVREPEKTDMVIFRENSEDIYAGIEFEAESDKARQLIAFLQDKLGVKKIRFPATSGIGVKPVSREGTERLVRKAIQYAIDNDRPSVTLVHKGNIMKFTEGGFRDWGYGLAQREFGAQLIDGGPWCKFKSPKTGRDIVVKDVIADAFLQQILLRPAEYDVIATLNLNGDYISDALAAQVGGIGIAPGANMSDSVAMFEATHGTAPKYAGKDYVNPGSEILSAEMMLRHMGWTEAADLIISSMEKSILSKKVTYDFARLMEGATQVSCSGFGQVMIDNM; from the coding sequence ATGCCTTATCAACACATCAAGGTCCCGGCCGGTGGTCAGAAAATCACGGTCAATGCGGATTTTTCCCTCAATATCCCCGATGAACCGATCCTGCCCTACATCGAGGGTGACGGCACGGGCCAGGACATCACCCCGGTGATGTTGAAGGTCGTGGATGCCGCGGTTGCGAAGGCCTATGCCGGTAAGCGCAAGATCCACTGGATGGAAGTCTACGCCGGCGAAAAGTCCACCAAAATCTACGGCCCGGACGTCTGGCTGCCTGCGGAAACCCTGGAAGCCGTGCGTGACTACGTCGTGTCGATCAAGGGCCCGCTGACCACGCCGGTCGGCGGCGGCATCCGCTCGCTGAACGTCGCCATGCGCCAGGAACTGGACCTGTATGTCTGCCTGCGCCCGGTGCGTTATTTCAAGGGTGTGCCTTCCCCGGTGCGCGAACCTGAAAAGACCGACATGGTGATCTTCCGCGAAAACTCGGAAGACATTTATGCCGGCATCGAATTCGAAGCCGAATCCGACAAGGCCCGCCAGTTGATTGCGTTCCTGCAGGACAAACTCGGCGTGAAGAAGATCCGCTTTCCGGCGACCTCGGGCATCGGCGTCAAGCCTGTGTCGCGCGAGGGCACCGAACGCCTGGTGCGCAAGGCCATCCAGTACGCCATCGACAACGACCGCCCGAGCGTCACGCTGGTGCACAAGGGCAACATCATGAAGTTCACCGAGGGTGGCTTCCGCGATTGGGGTTATGGCCTCGCGCAGCGCGAATTCGGCGCCCAGCTGATCGATGGCGGCCCGTGGTGCAAATTCAAGAGCCCCAAGACGGGTCGCGACATCGTGGTCAAGGACGTCATCGCCGACGCCTTCCTGCAGCAGATCCTGCTGCGCCCGGCCGAATACGACGTCATCGCCACGCTGAATCTGAACGGCGACTATATTTCCGACGCCCTGGCGGCCCAGGTCGGCGGGATCGGCATCGCCCCGGGCGCGAACATGTCGGATTCCGTGGCCATGTTCGAAGCCACCCACGGCACGGCGCCGAAATATGCCGGCAAGGACTACGTCAACCCGGGTTCGGAAATTCTGTCCGCCGAGATGATGCTGCGCCATATGGGCTGGACCGAAGCGGCCGACCTGATCATCAGCAGCATGGAAAAATCCATCCTGTCGAAAAAGGTCACTTATGACTTCGCCCGCCTGATGGAAGGTGCGACCCAGGTGTCGTGCTCGGGCTTCGGCCAGGTGATGATCGACAATATGTAA
- a CDS encoding DUF1841 family protein, producing MFNPSKEQVREFFTEAWRKRREGGVLTPLETMAADLVERHPEYQDDLRDPEAAQREYPVEAGRTNPFLHLSMHLAIQEQLSIDHPPGIRAAWNGLLQTHDEHEAAHIIMDALGEVVWEAQRLGKPLDNDHYLDLIRRYATRGR from the coding sequence ATGTTCAACCCCTCTAAAGAGCAGGTCCGCGAATTCTTCACCGAAGCCTGGCGCAAACGGCGCGAAGGCGGCGTGCTGACGCCGCTGGAAACCATGGCCGCCGACCTGGTGGAACGCCACCCGGAATATCAGGACGATCTGCGGGATCCCGAAGCGGCCCAGCGTGAATACCCGGTCGAGGCTGGCCGCACCAATCCGTTCCTGCACCTGTCGATGCACCTGGCCATCCAGGAACAGCTGTCGATCGACCACCCGCCCGGCATCCGGGCAGCCTGGAACGGCCTGCTGCAAACACACGACGAGCACGAGGCCGCCCACATCATCATGGACGCATTGGGCGAAGTCGTCTGGGAGGCCCAGCGGCTGGGCAAGCCGCTGGACAATGATCACTACCTGGACCTGATCCGGCGCTACGCGACCCGGGGCCGGTAG
- a CDS encoding cytochrome c, with amino-acid sequence MRTLWIALLGLGLTTATAQAADLAAGKAAFEKFTCVSCHGADAKSPIQPDYPVLAGQHRDYLTHALVAYQRGQKGEPASANVRKHPIMGAMASQLSATDIDNIAAWLTTLPTPLSVHPSEFK; translated from the coding sequence ATGCGCACACTCTGGATTGCCCTGCTGGGGTTGGGCTTGACGACGGCCACCGCCCAGGCGGCCGATCTGGCCGCGGGCAAGGCGGCCTTCGAGAAATTCACCTGCGTATCCTGCCACGGGGCGGATGCCAAATCGCCGATCCAGCCGGATTATCCGGTCCTGGCCGGGCAGCATCGGGATTATCTGACCCACGCGCTGGTGGCCTATCAGCGCGGCCAGAAGGGCGAGCCTGCCTCGGCCAACGTCCGCAAACATCCCATCATGGGTGCCATGGCGTCCCAGCTGTCGGCCACGGATATCGACAACATCGCCGCGTGGTTGACGACCCTGCCCACGCCGCTGTCCGTTCATCCGTCGGAATTCAAGTAG
- a CDS encoding c-type cytochrome, with product MKSQGLTKHGLGVAGVVASCLVAGSAFAADPPAVQGNAKAGSQKVSMCIGCHDIQGYKAAYPELYHVPMIAGQNAGYIVAALKEYASGARTFPTMDAIARSLSPQDMADVAAYYSSLK from the coding sequence ATGAAGTCACAAGGATTGACAAAGCATGGTTTGGGAGTCGCCGGGGTGGTGGCATCCTGTCTGGTCGCCGGGTCGGCCTTCGCCGCAGATCCTCCGGCCGTTCAGGGCAACGCCAAGGCCGGCTCGCAAAAGGTCTCCATGTGCATTGGTTGCCATGACATCCAGGGCTACAAGGCCGCCTATCCCGAGTTGTACCACGTCCCCATGATCGCCGGTCAGAACGCGGGCTACATCGTGGCGGCGCTGAAGGAATACGCCAGTGGCGCGCGAACGTTCCCGACCATGGACGCCATCGCGCGGTCCCTGTCCCCGCAGGACATGGCAGACGTCGCCGCCTACTATTCCAGCCTCAAATAG
- a CDS encoding MoxR family ATPase, whose product MTAQPFSSASERFEGTERYVATDALKMAVNAALVLQRPLLVKGEPGTGKTLLAEEVAQALGRPLLQWHIKSTTKAQQGLYEYDAVSRLRDSQLGDASVRDIRNYIVRGVLWQAFESDTPCVVLIDEIDKADIEFPNDLLRELDRMEFHVYETRQTIQARHRPLIIITSNNEKDLPDAFLRRCFFHYIEFPDRATLGEIVAVHFPDLRADILGAALDVFFRLREVPGLKKRPSTSEFLDWLGLLLAESVPPETLSQGDVPPLAGALLKNEQDLNLLRRLAALTQRGGR is encoded by the coding sequence ATGACCGCACAGCCATTTTCTTCCGCCTCCGAACGCTTCGAGGGAACCGAACGCTACGTCGCCACCGATGCCCTGAAGATGGCTGTCAACGCCGCCCTGGTCCTGCAGCGCCCACTGCTGGTAAAGGGCGAGCCGGGCACCGGCAAGACCCTGCTCGCCGAGGAAGTCGCCCAGGCACTGGGCCGCCCCTTGCTGCAATGGCATATCAAATCCACAACCAAGGCGCAGCAGGGCTTGTACGAATACGACGCGGTGTCGCGGCTGCGCGATTCGCAGCTGGGCGACGCCTCGGTGCGCGATATCCGCAACTACATCGTGCGCGGCGTGCTGTGGCAGGCCTTCGAGTCCGACACCCCCTGTGTGGTGCTGATCGATGAGATCGACAAGGCCGACATCGAATTCCCCAACGACCTGCTGCGCGAACTGGACCGGATGGAATTTCACGTCTACGAAACGCGGCAGACCATCCAGGCGCGGCACCGGCCGCTGATCATCATCACCTCGAACAACGAAAAGGACCTGCCGGACGCCTTTTTGCGACGCTGCTTTTTCCACTACATCGAATTCCCCGACCGCGCCACGCTGGGCGAGATCGTGGCGGTCCATTTCCCCGACCTGCGCGCCGATATCCTGGGCGCGGCGCTGGACGTCTTTTTCCGTCTGCGCGAAGTCCCGGGCCTGAAGAAGCGGCCTTCGACCTCGGAATTCCTGGACTGGCTGGGCCTGCTGCTGGCGGAATCCGTCCCCCCCGAGACCCTGTCCCAGGGTGACGTGCCGCCCCTGGCCGGCGCCCTGCTGAAGAACGAACAAGACCTGAACCTGCTGCGGCGGCTGGCGGCCCTGACGCAGCGCGGGGGACGTTGA
- a CDS encoding GNAT family N-acetyltransferase: MSTSQFKQAPQPTTLEGHGVRLIPLTPDHADGLRAAAADGALWNLRITSVPEPDQTEAYIATALNGRTEGHMLPFAVTDAASGAILGTTRYHDIVPVVARLEIGYTWYGRSHQRTHVNTACKLMLLEHAFETLGAAVVGWRTDNYNLASQRAIERLGAHRDGIIRHHVLRRDGTVRDTVMYSLLAGEWPEVRAHLRYQLQRGRA, encoded by the coding sequence ATGAGTACCAGCCAGTTCAAACAAGCACCGCAACCCACCACGCTGGAAGGCCACGGCGTGCGTCTGATTCCATTGACTCCAGACCATGCGGACGGCCTGCGCGCGGCCGCCGCCGACGGCGCGCTGTGGAATCTGCGCATTACCTCGGTCCCCGAGCCGGACCAGACCGAAGCCTATATCGCCACCGCCCTGAATGGGCGGACCGAAGGCCACATGCTGCCCTTCGCCGTGACCGATGCCGCCAGTGGCGCCATCCTGGGCACCACCCGCTACCACGACATCGTGCCCGTCGTTGCGCGGCTGGAGATCGGCTACACCTGGTACGGACGGTCGCACCAGCGTACGCACGTCAATACCGCCTGCAAGCTGATGCTGCTGGAACACGCCTTCGAGACCCTGGGCGCGGCTGTCGTGGGCTGGCGCACCGACAACTACAACCTGGCCTCGCAGCGCGCCATCGAACGCCTGGGCGCTCACCGCGACGGCATTATCCGCCACCATGTGCTGCGTCGTGACGGCACTGTGCGCGACACCGTCATGTACAGCCTGCTGGCCGGCGAATGGCCCGAGGTCCGCGCCCACCTGCGCTACCAGTTGCAACGCGGCCGCGCCTGA